The following proteins are co-located in the Thermus thermophilus HB8 genome:
- the purF gene encoding amidophosphoribosyltransferase yields MDKPQEECGILGLWSEGPVDVAGLLHLGLLALQHRGQEAAGMAVTDGKAFLVEKDLGLVNQVFTEERLGKLRLPEARLGIAHTRYSTTGSNLRINAQPLTARTAHGVLAIAHNGNFTNAKLLRDRLLLEGATFQSTSDTEVMLLLLARMGHLPLPEAAAQAMRLLQGGYSILLMNRKTLLALRDPHGVRPLVLGKAPWGYAFASEPPALLLMGAEYVRDVRPGEVVWVEEGRLQSLQALPPEPAPCAFEWIYFARPDSVLDGTEAYEARVRMGMELFREAPAEADLVVPVPDSGIGAAVGYAKASGLPLEFGLYKNPYAGRTFIQPTQELRDLKTRLKLSPTGAVKGKRVVLVDDSIVRGTTSRRIVRMLKEAGALEVHFRVSSPPIRFPCYYGIDTAARKELIAAEKSVEEIQAYIGADSLAFLSEEGVKRAIGRPVCLACFNGRYPAGVPEEGEKLALELL; encoded by the coding sequence ATGGATAAGCCCCAGGAGGAGTGCGGCATCCTCGGGCTTTGGAGCGAAGGCCCCGTGGACGTGGCGGGGCTTCTCCACCTCGGCCTCCTCGCCCTGCAGCACAGGGGCCAGGAGGCGGCGGGGATGGCGGTCACGGACGGCAAAGCGTTCCTGGTGGAAAAGGACCTGGGCCTCGTGAACCAGGTCTTCACCGAGGAGCGCCTGGGGAAGCTCCGCCTTCCGGAGGCCCGCCTGGGCATCGCCCACACCCGCTACTCCACCACGGGCTCCAACCTGCGCATCAACGCCCAGCCCCTCACCGCCCGCACCGCCCACGGGGTCTTGGCCATCGCCCACAACGGCAACTTCACCAACGCCAAGCTCCTCCGCGACCGGCTCCTCCTGGAGGGGGCCACCTTCCAGAGCACCTCGGACACCGAGGTGATGCTCCTCCTCCTCGCCCGCATGGGCCACCTCCCCCTCCCCGAGGCCGCCGCCCAGGCCATGCGGCTCCTTCAGGGGGGGTATTCCATCCTCCTCATGAACCGCAAGACCCTCCTCGCCCTCCGCGACCCCCACGGGGTGAGGCCCCTCGTCCTCGGCAAGGCCCCCTGGGGCTACGCCTTCGCCTCCGAGCCCCCGGCCCTCCTCCTCATGGGGGCGGAGTACGTGCGGGACGTGCGCCCCGGGGAGGTGGTCTGGGTGGAGGAGGGAAGGCTCCAAAGCCTCCAGGCCCTCCCCCCAGAGCCCGCCCCCTGCGCTTTTGAGTGGATCTACTTCGCCCGGCCCGACAGCGTTCTAGACGGCACCGAGGCCTACGAGGCCCGGGTGAGGATGGGGATGGAGCTCTTCCGGGAGGCCCCCGCAGAGGCCGACCTCGTGGTCCCCGTCCCCGACTCGGGCATCGGGGCCGCCGTGGGCTACGCCAAGGCGAGCGGGCTCCCCCTGGAGTTCGGCCTCTACAAGAACCCCTACGCCGGGCGCACCTTCATCCAGCCCACCCAGGAGCTCCGCGACCTGAAGACGAGGCTCAAGCTCTCCCCCACGGGGGCGGTGAAGGGCAAGCGGGTGGTCCTGGTGGACGACTCCATCGTCCGGGGCACCACGAGCCGCCGCATCGTGCGCATGCTCAAGGAGGCGGGGGCCCTCGAGGTCCACTTCCGCGTCTCTAGCCCCCCCATCCGCTTCCCCTGCTACTACGGCATAGACACCGCGGCCCGCAAGGAGCTCATCGCTGCGGAGAAGAGCGTGGAGGAGATCCAAGCCTACATCGGGGCGGACTCTTTGGCCTTCCTCTCGGAGGAGGGGGTCAAGCGGGCCATCGGGCGGCCCGTCTGCCTCGCCTGCTTCAACGGGCGCTACCCGGCGGGGGTGCCCGAGGAGGGGGAAAAGCTCGCCCTAGAGCTTCTCTAG
- the trmN gene encoding tRNA (guanine(6)-N2)-methyltransferase, protein MWLEATTHPGLEDLLLEELSALYPGEGAEVDARKGRVRIPRARVGEEALGLRLAHHLVLFRARLLLSREDPLGALERAALALPWPELEEAGSFRVEARREGEHPFTSPEVERRVGEALHRAYGVPVDLKRPAVRVRVDVRGEEAFLGVQLTERPLSRRFPKAALRGSLTPVLAQALLRLADARPGMRVLDPFTGSGTIALEAASTLGPTSPVYAGDLDEKRLGLAREAALASGLSWIRFLRADARHLPRFFPEVDRILANPPHGLRLGRKEGLFRLYRDFLRGALALLLPGGRVALLTLRPALLKRALPPGFALRHARVVEQGGVYPRVFVLEKL, encoded by the coding sequence TTGTGGCTTGAGGCCACCACCCACCCGGGTCTGGAGGACCTCCTCCTGGAGGAGCTTTCCGCCCTCTACCCTGGCGAAGGGGCGGAGGTGGACGCCCGGAAGGGCCGGGTCCGCATCCCCAGGGCCCGGGTGGGGGAGGAGGCCTTGGGGCTTCGCCTCGCCCACCACCTCGTCCTCTTCCGCGCCCGGCTTCTTCTTTCCCGGGAGGACCCCTTGGGGGCCCTGGAGCGGGCCGCCTTGGCCCTTCCCTGGCCCGAGCTTGAGGAGGCGGGAAGCTTCCGCGTGGAGGCCCGGAGGGAGGGGGAACACCCCTTCACGAGCCCCGAGGTGGAGAGGCGGGTAGGGGAGGCCCTCCACCGGGCCTACGGCGTGCCCGTGGACCTGAAGCGCCCGGCCGTGCGGGTCCGGGTGGACGTCCGCGGGGAGGAGGCCTTCCTCGGGGTCCAGCTCACGGAAAGGCCCCTCTCCCGCCGCTTCCCCAAGGCGGCCCTCCGGGGAAGCCTCACCCCCGTCCTCGCCCAGGCCCTCCTCCGCCTCGCGGACGCCCGCCCCGGGATGCGCGTCCTGGACCCCTTCACGGGCTCGGGGACCATCGCCCTCGAGGCGGCGAGCACCCTGGGGCCCACGAGCCCCGTCTACGCCGGGGACCTGGACGAGAAGAGGCTCGGGCTCGCTCGGGAGGCGGCCCTGGCCTCGGGGCTTTCCTGGATCCGCTTCCTTCGGGCCGACGCCCGCCACCTCCCCCGCTTCTTCCCCGAGGTGGACCGGATCCTCGCCAACCCGCCCCACGGCCTCCGCCTGGGCCGGAAGGAGGGGCTTTTCCGCCTCTACCGGGACTTCCTCCGCGGGGCCTTGGCCCTCCTCCTTCCTGGGGGAAGGGTCGCCCTCCTCACCCTGCGCCCCGCCCTCCTCAAGCGGGCCCTGCCCCCGGGCTTCGCCCTCCGCCACGCCCGGGTGGTGGAGCAGGGGGGCGTCTACCCCCGGGTCTTCGTCCTAGAGAAGCTCTAG
- a CDS encoding dynamin family protein yields MRLEGLEGKRARVRALLAQGLEALARTPVDPAPLRQALLDLEGPFLLVVVGEFNSGKSSLVNALLGEDLLPEGPTPTTDRIQLLEYGEEGREEGEGFLRLRKPHPLLRTLALVDTPGTNALLEHHEVLTRTFLPRADLILFVTSADRPLTRSEAEFLRLIRDWGKKVVLVVNKADLLSEEDREAVARYVAEGARAVLGEEVPLFLVSARRGKEGRDEGLLRLRDHVAEVIAMKALPLKLSAALGVLRRLLVEGEGALEAEAEEVGQALATCEALEDLLRRHVARVRRDFAGQVALVERVFREVEERGHRFLDETVRLGRLPDLLNAKAFRESFLKEVVQDAGARLERAVGEALRWLARREEELLLDALTLLKEARPLPKGEEPLLAPLEEALARFRPEEEAARLSGLAQEAVVRTLAGGVGGLGLGAALTLVLKGLVADLTGLLAGFFVAFLALSVLPRRKERAKRLLSQGLEEAYAAVRRALEEALEEGLARQEERFRGLYRDRCEALAERRHELKARKEALRRLREEAEALVA; encoded by the coding sequence ATGCGCCTAGAAGGGCTTGAGGGAAAGCGGGCGCGGGTCCGGGCCCTCCTCGCCCAAGGCCTCGAGGCCCTCGCCCGCACCCCCGTTGACCCCGCTCCCCTGCGCCAGGCCCTTCTGGACCTGGAGGGGCCCTTCCTCCTCGTGGTGGTGGGGGAGTTCAACAGCGGCAAGTCCAGCCTGGTGAACGCCCTTTTGGGCGAGGACCTCCTCCCCGAGGGCCCCACCCCCACCACGGACCGGATCCAGCTTCTGGAGTACGGGGAGGAGGGGAGGGAGGAAGGGGAAGGCTTCCTTAGGCTCCGCAAGCCCCACCCCCTCCTCCGGACCCTGGCCCTGGTGGACACCCCGGGCACCAACGCCCTTCTGGAGCACCACGAGGTCCTGACCCGGACCTTCCTCCCCCGGGCGGACCTCATCCTCTTCGTCACCAGCGCCGACCGCCCCCTCACCCGCTCCGAGGCCGAGTTCCTCCGCCTCATCCGCGACTGGGGGAAGAAGGTGGTCCTGGTGGTGAACAAGGCGGACCTCCTCTCCGAGGAGGACCGGGAGGCCGTGGCCCGCTACGTGGCCGAGGGGGCGAGGGCGGTCTTGGGGGAGGAGGTGCCCCTTTTCCTGGTCTCCGCCCGGCGGGGAAAGGAGGGGAGGGACGAGGGGCTTCTGCGCCTCCGGGACCACGTGGCGGAGGTCATCGCGATGAAGGCCCTCCCCCTCAAGCTCTCCGCCGCCCTCGGGGTCCTGCGGCGCCTCCTCGTGGAGGGGGAAGGGGCCCTGGAGGCGGAGGCCGAGGAGGTGGGCCAGGCCCTCGCCACCTGCGAGGCCCTGGAGGACCTCCTCAGGCGGCACGTGGCCCGGGTGCGGCGCGATTTCGCCGGGCAGGTGGCCTTGGTGGAGCGGGTCTTCCGCGAGGTGGAGGAACGGGGCCACCGCTTCTTGGACGAGACGGTGCGCCTGGGCCGCCTTCCCGACCTCCTGAACGCCAAGGCCTTCCGGGAGAGCTTCCTCAAGGAGGTGGTCCAGGACGCCGGGGCGAGGCTGGAGCGGGCGGTGGGGGAGGCCTTGCGCTGGCTCGCCCGGCGGGAGGAGGAGCTCCTTCTGGACGCCCTCACCCTCCTCAAGGAGGCCCGGCCCCTTCCCAAGGGGGAGGAGCCCCTTCTCGCGCCCTTGGAGGAGGCCCTCGCCCGCTTCCGCCCCGAGGAGGAGGCGGCGCGGCTTTCCGGCCTGGCCCAGGAGGCGGTGGTGCGCACCCTGGCGGGGGGCGTGGGGGGGCTTGGCCTGGGGGCGGCCCTGACCCTGGTGCTCAAGGGGCTGGTCGCGGACCTCACCGGGCTTTTGGCGGGGTTCTTCGTGGCCTTCCTCGCCCTCTCCGTCCTGCCGAGGCGCAAGGAGCGGGCGAAGCGCCTCCTCTCCCAAGGCCTCGAGGAGGCCTACGCCGCCGTGCGCCGGGCCCTGGAGGAGGCCTTGGAGGAGGGCCTTGCCCGGCAGGAGGAGCGCTTCCGGGGACTTTACCGGGACCGGTGCGAGGCCTTGGCGGAGAGGCGCCACGAGCTTAAGGCCCGCAAGGAGGCCTTGCGGCGGCTTCGGGAGGAGGCGGAGGCCCTTGTGGCTTGA
- the glyA gene encoding serine hydroxymethyltransferase yields the protein MVSTLKRDEALFELIALEEKRQREGLELIASENFVSKQVREAVGSVLTNKYAEGYPGARYYGGCEVIDRVESLAIERAKALFGAAWANVQPHSGSQANMAVYMALMEPGDTLMGMDLAAGGHLTHGSRVNFSGKLYKVVSYGVRPDTELIDLEEVRRLALEHRPKVIVAGASAYPRFWDFKAFREIADEVGAYLVVDMAHFAGLVAAGLHPNPLPYAHVVTSTTHKTLRGPRGGLILSNDPELGKRIDKLIFPGIQGGPLEHVIAGKAVAFFEALQPEFKEYSRLVVENAKRLAEELARRGYRIVTGGTDNHLFLVDLRPKGLTGKEAEERLDAVGITVNKNAIPFDPKPPRVTSGIRIGTPAITTRGFTPEEMPLVAELIDRALLEGPSEALREEVRRLALAHPMP from the coding sequence ATGGTGAGCACCCTCAAGCGGGACGAGGCCCTCTTTGAGCTCATCGCCTTAGAGGAGAAAAGGCAGCGGGAAGGCCTGGAGCTCATCGCCAGCGAAAACTTCGTCTCCAAGCAGGTGCGGGAGGCGGTGGGGAGCGTCCTCACCAACAAGTACGCCGAGGGCTACCCCGGGGCCCGGTACTACGGGGGGTGCGAGGTCATTGACCGGGTGGAGTCCCTGGCCATAGAGCGGGCCAAGGCCCTCTTCGGGGCGGCCTGGGCCAACGTCCAGCCCCACTCCGGCTCCCAAGCCAACATGGCGGTCTACATGGCCCTGATGGAGCCGGGGGACACCCTCATGGGCATGGACCTCGCGGCCGGCGGCCACCTCACCCACGGCTCCCGCGTGAACTTCTCCGGGAAGCTTTACAAGGTGGTCTCCTACGGGGTCCGTCCCGACACGGAGCTCATAGACCTGGAGGAGGTCCGCCGCCTCGCCCTGGAGCACCGCCCCAAGGTGATCGTGGCCGGGGCCAGCGCCTACCCCCGCTTCTGGGACTTCAAGGCCTTTCGGGAGATCGCCGACGAGGTGGGGGCCTACCTCGTGGTGGACATGGCCCACTTCGCCGGGCTCGTGGCCGCGGGCCTCCACCCGAACCCCCTGCCTTACGCCCACGTGGTGACGAGCACCACCCACAAAACCCTCCGGGGCCCGAGGGGCGGCCTCATCCTCTCCAACGACCCCGAGCTCGGCAAGAGGATTGACAAGCTCATCTTCCCCGGGATCCAGGGAGGGCCCTTGGAGCACGTGATCGCCGGGAAGGCCGTGGCCTTCTTTGAGGCCCTACAGCCCGAGTTCAAGGAGTACAGCCGCCTGGTGGTGGAAAACGCCAAGCGCCTGGCGGAGGAGCTTGCCCGCCGGGGCTACCGCATCGTCACCGGGGGGACGGACAACCACCTCTTCCTCGTGGACCTGCGCCCCAAAGGCCTCACCGGGAAGGAGGCGGAGGAGAGGCTGGACGCCGTGGGGATCACGGTGAACAAGAACGCCATCCCCTTTGACCCCAAGCCCCCCCGGGTCACCTCGGGGATCCGCATCGGCACCCCGGCCATCACCACCCGGGGCTTCACCCCCGAGGAGATGCCCCTCGTCGCCGAGCTCATAGACCGGGCCCTTCTGGAGGGCCCCTCGGAGGCCCTGCGGGAAGAGGTGCGCAGGCTCGCCCTGGCCCACCCCATGCCCTGA
- a CDS encoding DNA repair protein RecN codes for MGGMLRRLEVQNLAVIREAALDFAPGLNVLTGETGAGKSLLVDALALLLGGRAEGLIGPYGESLLVTAFFEGPPGEAVLSRRVGARSTPRVDGEVVTLKELQAEAERRLSLHAQHTALALLSPRRQREALDALLPEGLLAAYQEAYARREALLKEKAALEESLKARAEREDLLRYQIREIEEARVRPGEEEELLALAERLRHLETIRERLARALALLTEREAQDLLALAAKEVRAAARHDPALEALAEELSGAAEAVRAVARELEDHLEGLDLDPEELDRVEARLSLLERLKRKYGPTLADVLAHAQKAREELARMEGGEERLSEVERLLKALHEEVEARGQALRRAREEAARRLTEGMVRELPALGLAGARFAVVLEPLPEPGPQGLEAVAFRVAPNPNLPPAPLEALSGGELSRVALALALLTGTEAPTVVFDEVDAGVGGETAWRLAERLKRLAERRQVLVVTHLPQVAAVAQRHFRVTKTPEGVRVEPLAGEARVKEIARLLSGAYTQAALAHARELLEAQGAL; via the coding sequence ATGGGGGGGATGCTCCGCCGCCTCGAGGTCCAGAACCTCGCCGTCATCCGCGAGGCCGCCTTGGACTTCGCCCCCGGCCTCAACGTCCTCACCGGGGAGACGGGCGCGGGGAAAAGCCTCCTCGTGGACGCCCTCGCCCTCCTCCTCGGGGGGCGGGCGGAGGGGCTTATCGGGCCCTACGGGGAAAGCCTCCTCGTGACCGCCTTCTTTGAGGGCCCCCCCGGGGAGGCGGTCCTCTCCCGCCGCGTGGGGGCCCGCTCCACCCCCAGGGTGGACGGGGAGGTGGTCACCCTGAAGGAGCTCCAGGCGGAAGCGGAAAGGCGCCTCTCCCTCCACGCCCAGCACACCGCCTTGGCCCTCCTCTCCCCCAGGCGCCAGCGGGAGGCCCTGGACGCCCTCCTCCCCGAGGGCCTCCTCGCCGCCTACCAGGAGGCCTACGCCCGGCGCGAGGCCCTCCTGAAGGAGAAGGCGGCCCTGGAGGAAAGCCTAAAGGCCCGGGCGGAGCGGGAGGACCTCCTCCGCTACCAGATCCGGGAGATTGAGGAGGCCCGGGTGCGGCCCGGGGAGGAGGAGGAGCTTTTGGCCCTGGCGGAGCGCCTCCGCCACCTGGAGACCATCCGGGAAAGGCTCGCCCGGGCCCTCGCCCTCCTCACGGAGCGGGAAGCCCAGGACCTCCTGGCCCTGGCGGCGAAGGAGGTGCGGGCGGCGGCCCGGCACGACCCGGCCCTCGAGGCCCTGGCCGAGGAGCTTTCGGGGGCGGCCGAGGCGGTCCGGGCCGTGGCCCGGGAGCTGGAGGACCACCTGGAGGGCCTGGACCTGGACCCCGAGGAGCTGGACCGGGTGGAGGCCCGCCTCAGCCTCCTGGAGCGCCTGAAGCGGAAGTACGGCCCCACCTTAGCGGACGTCCTGGCCCACGCCCAAAAGGCCCGGGAGGAGCTCGCCCGGATGGAAGGGGGGGAGGAGCGGCTTTCGGAGGTGGAGCGCCTCCTCAAGGCCCTCCACGAGGAGGTAGAGGCCCGGGGGCAGGCCCTGAGGCGGGCCCGGGAGGAGGCGGCGCGAAGGCTTACGGAGGGGATGGTGCGGGAGCTTCCCGCCCTGGGCCTCGCCGGGGCCCGCTTCGCGGTGGTCCTGGAGCCCCTCCCCGAGCCCGGCCCCCAGGGCCTCGAGGCGGTGGCCTTCCGGGTGGCCCCAAACCCCAACCTGCCCCCGGCCCCCCTCGAGGCCCTAAGCGGCGGGGAGCTCTCCCGCGTGGCCCTGGCCCTCGCCCTCCTCACGGGGACCGAGGCGCCCACCGTGGTCTTTGACGAGGTGGACGCCGGGGTGGGCGGGGAAACCGCCTGGCGGCTCGCCGAAAGGCTCAAGCGCCTGGCCGAGAGGCGGCAGGTCCTGGTGGTGACCCACCTGCCCCAGGTGGCCGCCGTGGCCCAGCGCCACTTCCGGGTGACCAAGACCCCCGAGGGCGTGCGGGTGGAGCCCTTGGCGGGCGAGGCCCGGGTGAAGGAGATCGCCCGCCTCCTCTCCGGGGCCTACACCCAGGCGGCTTTGGCCCACGCCCGGGAGCTTCTGGAGGCCCAGGGCGCCCTTTAG
- a CDS encoding hydroxymethylglutaryl-CoA lyase, with translation MKASVRWVECPRDAWQGFSRFIPTEEKVAFLNELLEAGFAHLDLTSFVSPKWVPQMQDAEEVLKALPPPNGRTYLAIVANEKGLERALAAPNLTHVGYPFSLSETFQQRNTNRSIEASWPLVGAMVERTEGRLGLVVYLSMAFGNPYGDPWSVEAVLEALARLKEMGVREIALADTYGVAEPERIHEVLKAAVARFGPEGLGAHLHARPEGALAKVEAVLAAGVTWLEGALAGVGGCPFAGDELVGNLPTEVVLPHLEKRGLATGVDLSRLPLLAEEAARLKALYA, from the coding sequence GTGAAGGCGAGCGTGCGGTGGGTGGAGTGCCCCAGGGACGCTTGGCAGGGCTTCTCCCGCTTCATCCCCACGGAGGAGAAGGTGGCCTTCCTCAACGAGCTCCTGGAGGCCGGGTTCGCCCACCTGGACCTCACGAGCTTCGTCTCCCCCAAGTGGGTGCCCCAGATGCAAGACGCCGAAGAGGTGCTCAAGGCCCTCCCCCCGCCCAACGGGCGCACCTACCTCGCCATCGTGGCCAACGAGAAGGGCCTGGAAAGGGCCCTCGCCGCCCCCAACCTCACCCACGTGGGCTACCCCTTCTCCCTCTCCGAGACCTTCCAGCAAAGGAACACTAACCGCTCCATAGAGGCCTCCTGGCCCCTGGTGGGGGCCATGGTGGAGAGGACAGAGGGGCGGCTCGGCCTCGTGGTCTACCTCTCCATGGCCTTCGGCAACCCCTACGGGGACCCCTGGAGCGTGGAGGCCGTCCTCGAGGCCCTCGCCCGGCTTAAGGAAATGGGCGTGCGGGAGATCGCCCTCGCCGACACCTACGGGGTGGCGGAACCCGAGCGGATTCATGAGGTCTTGAAGGCCGCCGTGGCCCGCTTTGGCCCGGAAGGCCTCGGGGCCCACCTCCACGCCCGGCCCGAGGGGGCCTTGGCCAAGGTGGAGGCGGTCCTTGCGGCGGGGGTCACCTGGCTCGAGGGGGCCCTGGCGGGGGTGGGGGGGTGCCCCTTCGCCGGGGACGAGCTCGTGGGCAACCTCCCCACGGAGGTCGTCCTCCCCCATCTGGAGAAGCGGGGCCTCGCCACGGGAGTAGACCTAAGCCGCCTCCCCCTTCTCGCGGAGGAGGCGGCGCGGCTTAAGGCCCTTTACGCCTGA
- a CDS encoding zinc-dependent alcohol dehydrogenase family protein, which yields MRAVVLKGFGGLEMLEERDLPVPEPGPGEVLVRNLAVAVNPVDAKIRAAGRWAGVEPPFVLGYDAAGVVAKVGPGVKDLKEGDEVYYTPEIFGNPHGTYAEYTPVPAGIVAKKPKNLSFAEAAAIPLAGGTAWEAVVRRLAVRPGETVLVMGGAGGVGSFAVQFAKAAGAYVIATASAENLPVLKELGADLALDYRGPWAEEVLKATEGQGVDAAFETAGESLVERVIPVVRPFGRIATILPPQGNLSGLYTKNQTLYGVFLTRERKRLLEMRPLFERGLARPLIAEVLPFSLENLRKAHARMDSGHGRGKIVLTFQA from the coding sequence ATGCGCGCGGTGGTGCTCAAGGGCTTCGGCGGGTTGGAGATGCTGGAGGAGCGGGACCTCCCGGTGCCCGAGCCCGGGCCCGGGGAGGTCTTGGTGCGGAACCTGGCCGTGGCCGTGAACCCCGTGGACGCCAAGATCCGGGCGGCGGGGCGCTGGGCGGGGGTGGAGCCCCCCTTCGTCCTGGGCTACGACGCCGCCGGCGTCGTGGCCAAGGTGGGCCCCGGGGTGAAGGACCTTAAGGAGGGGGACGAGGTCTACTACACCCCCGAGATCTTCGGGAACCCCCACGGCACCTACGCCGAGTACACCCCCGTGCCCGCGGGGATCGTGGCCAAGAAGCCCAAGAACCTCTCCTTCGCCGAGGCCGCCGCCATTCCCTTGGCGGGGGGTACCGCCTGGGAGGCGGTGGTGCGCCGCCTGGCCGTGCGCCCGGGGGAGACGGTGCTGGTGATGGGCGGGGCGGGGGGCGTGGGCTCCTTCGCCGTCCAGTTCGCCAAGGCGGCGGGGGCCTACGTGATCGCCACGGCGAGCGCGGAAAACCTCCCGGTGCTCAAGGAGCTCGGGGCCGACCTCGCCCTGGACTACCGGGGCCCCTGGGCGGAGGAGGTCCTCAAGGCCACGGAGGGCCAGGGGGTGGACGCCGCCTTTGAGACCGCCGGGGAGAGCCTGGTGGAGCGGGTCATCCCCGTGGTGCGCCCCTTCGGCCGCATCGCCACCATCCTCCCCCCGCAGGGGAACCTCTCCGGGCTTTACACCAAGAACCAGACCCTCTACGGCGTCTTCCTCACGCGGGAGAGGAAGCGCCTTCTGGAGATGCGCCCCCTCTTTGAGCGGGGCCTGGCGAGGCCCCTCATCGCCGAGGTCCTCCCCTTCAGCCTGGAGAACCTGAGGAAGGCCCACGCCCGCATGGACTCCGGGCACGGGCGGGGGAAGATCGTCCTCACCTTTCAGGCGTAA
- a CDS encoding DUF3197 domain-containing protein, with product MVRVGMRAAPRVSLEALKAALGGLKLSEAKVYLITDWQDKRDQARYALLLHTGKKDLLVPDAFGPAFPGGEEALSELVGLLLAQGARRFYEAVVSPGEMTALLDLPPEELLKRVMAIANPTDPGIYLKRAA from the coding sequence ATGGTACGCGTGGGCATGCGCGCCGCGCCCCGGGTGAGCCTCGAGGCCCTGAAGGCGGCCCTGGGCGGCCTGAAGCTTTCCGAGGCCAAGGTTTACCTCATCACCGACTGGCAGGACAAAAGGGACCAGGCCCGTTACGCCCTCCTCCTCCACACGGGCAAGAAGGACCTCCTCGTCCCCGACGCCTTCGGCCCCGCCTTTCCCGGGGGAGAGGAGGCCCTCTCCGAGCTTGTGGGGCTCCTCCTCGCCCAGGGGGCGAGGAGGTTCTACGAGGCCGTGGTCTCCCCCGGGGAGATGACGGCCCTCTTGGACCTGCCCCCGGAGGAGCTCCTCAAGCGGGTCATGGCCATCGCCAACCCCACGGACCCCGGGATCTACCTCAAGCGGGCGGCCTAG
- a CDS encoding DinB family protein, whose translation MPAPFLEPLEPGVSPAVSAWIKGLKEVALHLDKWAFDLPEEPFWRRPKEGANPIGGLVRHITGSSLRLAHYALGVELPEWARKGREGELSGAPEPKEAVEARFREAWEVLLAAFRRVEEAALAEVVRVGHLGAEAPRAHVLHHLVEHAQHHAGQVIYARKLL comes from the coding sequence ATGCCCGCGCCCTTTCTAGAACCCCTGGAGCCCGGGGTCTCCCCGGCGGTGTCCGCCTGGATCAAGGGCCTGAAGGAGGTGGCCCTGCACCTGGACAAGTGGGCCTTTGACCTCCCCGAGGAGCCCTTCTGGCGGCGGCCCAAAGAGGGGGCGAACCCCATCGGCGGCCTGGTGCGGCACATCACGGGAAGCTCCTTGCGCCTCGCCCACTACGCCCTGGGCGTGGAGCTTCCCGAGTGGGCGAGGAAGGGGAGGGAGGGGGAGCTTTCGGGCGCGCCCGAGCCCAAGGAGGCGGTGGAGGCCCGCTTCCGGGAGGCCTGGGAGGTCCTCCTCGCCGCCTTCCGCCGGGTGGAGGAGGCCGCCTTGGCGGAGGTGGTGCGCGTGGGGCACCTGGGCGCCGAGGCGCCCCGGGCCCACGTCCTCCACCACCTGGTGGAGCACGCCCAGCACCACGCCGGCCAGGTGATCTACGCCCGGAAGCTCCTTTAG
- a CDS encoding YkgJ family cysteine cluster protein gives MEAVERAFRALDEGIADYLARKGIRPSCGPGCFACCYGWVTASRLEAQALLPHLTEAQKARVLEEGPRRLALLAREKDDPGFSRRFFLSRSPCPLLEAGLCGVYAHRPLACRGVLTDEDPAYCDPENPHPAPKPHHGPGHFLRVPHRMARRRMEELWEEERAQTGFLVLGELSGLLYLLLTGLPEDREGVEARLEALGVLGGRFGFQVV, from the coding sequence GTGGAGGCGGTGGAGCGGGCCTTCCGGGCGCTGGACGAGGGGATCGCCGACTACCTCGCCCGAAAAGGGATCCGTCCCTCCTGCGGCCCGGGGTGCTTCGCCTGCTGCTACGGCTGGGTGACGGCGAGCCGCCTCGAGGCCCAGGCCCTCCTCCCCCACCTCACCGAGGCGCAGAAGGCCCGCGTCCTGGAGGAAGGCCCGAGGCGCCTCGCCCTCCTCGCCCGCGAAAAGGACGACCCCGGCTTCTCTCGCCGCTTCTTCCTAAGCCGAAGCCCCTGCCCCCTCCTGGAGGCGGGGCTCTGCGGGGTCTACGCCCACCGCCCCCTGGCCTGCCGGGGGGTCCTCACCGACGAGGACCCCGCCTACTGCGACCCCGAAAACCCCCACCCCGCCCCCAAGCCCCACCACGGGCCCGGGCACTTCCTCCGGGTGCCCCACCGCATGGCCCGCAGGCGGATGGAGGAGCTTTGGGAGGAGGAGCGGGCCCAGACGGGTTTTCTGGTCCTCGGGGAGCTTTCCGGCCTCCTCTACCTCCTCCTCACCGGCCTCCCCGAGGACCGGGAAGGGGTGGAGGCCCGGCTAGAGGCCCTCGGCGTCCTCGGGGGCCGGTTCGGCTTCCAGGTGGTCTAG